The Flavobacterium sp. CBA20B-1 genome includes the window TAAGCCAAGAAGAGAAAGAAGCAGGTGTAGCATTGATTGATATTGGTGGAGGAACAACCGATTTAGCCATTTTTAAAGATGGAATCATTCGCCATACAGCGGTAATTCCTTTTGGTGGAAATGTGATTACCGAAGATATTAAAGAAGGTTGTTCGATTATTGAAAAACAAGCCGAACAATTAAAAATACGTTTTGGATCAGCTTGGCCTGGAGAAAACAAAGAAAACGAAATTGTTTCAATACCCGGATTAAGAGGTCAGGAAGCAAAAGAAATTTCATTAAAAAACCTGTCTAAAATCATTCACGCCCGTGTGGTAGAAATCATTGACATGGTTTTCTCTGAAATAAAAGCCTATGGATACGACAATCCACGCAAAAAATTAATCGCAGGAATTGTATTAACAGGTGGCGGATCAGAACTAAAACATATTAAACAATTAGTAGAATACATCACTGGAATAGACACGCGAATTGGCTATCCAAACGAACATATTTCAGGCGAATCGGCTAAATTGGTTTCACGCCCATTATTTGCAACAGCAGTTGGATTGATGATGGAAAGCGACATTAATAATTCCCGAAGCCGTTTGTATGTGCAAGAGCATCCGGGTGTGAAAATTCAGCCAAAAACTGAACCTTTCAACAACACAAACGAAGCAAAAAACACTGGCATACAAATGAATACCATAACCGATAAACCACAGCATTCAGAACAAGAAACAAATTCTGAAGAACAAAATGATGTGGAACAAGGAACATCGGCCTATATTGAAAATCGTTTCCTTGGAAAATTTATAAAGAAGTTTAAAGATTTTATTGATAAAGCAGAATAAAAAGAAAGCACCAAAGTATATGGATCAAGTTTTTGAAAATTTAGCATTCTCTCCAGATTTGCCAAAAAACAAATCGAATGTAATCAAAGTAATTGGAGTTGGTGGTGGTGGTAGCAACGCCATAAACCACATGTATAATCAAGGTATAAACGGAGTTGACTTTGTAGTGTGCAATACCGATGCACAAGCATTGAACAACAGTCCCGTGCCAATTAAAATTCAGTTAGGTTTAACCTTAACAGAAGGTTTAGGTGCAGGTGCAAATCCTGAAGTGGGTCAGCAGTCAGCCTTGGAAAGTATCGAAGAGATTGAGCAAATTTTAGATACCAATACCAAGATGGTATTTATCACCGCCGGAATGGGCGGTGGTACCGGAACAGGAGCAGCACCCGTAATTGCACAATTGGCAAAAGACCGCGACATTTTAACTGTTGGTATTGTAACAATCCCTTTTCAATTCGAAGGAAAAGTACGCCAAGAACAAGCTTTACGAGGAGTGGAAAACCTACGCAAGAACGTAGATTCATTAATCGTAATTAACAATAACAAATTACGCGAAGTTTACGGAAACCTTGGTTTTAAAGCTGGTTTCTCTAAAGCAGATGAAGTTTTAG containing:
- the ftsA gene encoding cell division protein FtsA; the protein is MNKENIAVGLDIGTTKIVAMVGKRNEYGKLEILGIGNAKSLGVKRGVVNNITQTIQSIQHAVAQASAESGCKINDVVLGIAGQHIRSIHHQEYITRDKPDTVISELDIDKLIAQVQKLNMLPGEEIIHVLPQEFKVDEEGGIKEPIGMYGRRLEASFHVVVGQSASIRNAGRCVKDSGLELSGLTLEPLASSDAVLSQEEKEAGVALIDIGGGTTDLAIFKDGIIRHTAVIPFGGNVITEDIKEGCSIIEKQAEQLKIRFGSAWPGENKENEIVSIPGLRGQEAKEISLKNLSKIIHARVVEIIDMVFSEIKAYGYDNPRKKLIAGIVLTGGGSELKHIKQLVEYITGIDTRIGYPNEHISGESAKLVSRPLFATAVGLMMESDINNSRSRLYVQEHPGVKIQPKTEPFNNTNEAKNTGIQMNTITDKPQHSEQETNSEEQNDVEQGTSAYIENRFLGKFIKKFKDFIDKAE